CGGAGCCAAATCGTCCCGCTCAGGTCTGCTTGGACACCTGACTATTCTCCCGTTGGCTTGAGGCTGAGATCATCGAACCATGCCCGGCTCATGCTGCCATCGAGTTGGCATTCGATGATGATCTTGTCGCTGGCATCCGCCGGGATATCTACCTGGCATTTCGATAAGGTGAAAACGGGTTGCTCCGTAGTGACGAGCAGTGAACCGTAAAGCGTATACTGAGCGGTAACTGAGGCGGCGATGGCGGTAAATGAAAACTCCTTTCCTTTTTTTCTGCAAAACAAGGTCACACACGCTGCACGATACCTGCTTTGACACGCAGTCGAATATTTGTTATACTTGCCCGAATGCATATCATTTCTGTAGGATAATGCCATGCGTGCATTTGCCATCGCCGTCATCGTGGTCCTTCTGCAGACTGGCTGCATGTATACGGATCACGGGCGCACCAATCCGATCGATCCGGGATCGACAAATTATATCCCCGCATCGCATTGGACGCTCATGCCGACATCCCCTTCGCCGGTACATATCGGCGCAGGGCACGCGGCCGTTTCGTATAAAAATGAGATCTGGGTCATCGGCGGCAGTTCAAACGCCGCGAATGCAATGAACGAAGTCCGCAGAAGCAGCGGTGGCCCCTCATGGATCTCCGGCAATAATCTCCCCACCACACTGTGGCTTCATGCGGCAGTCGTGTTCAGGGGGGCAGTATGGGTCGTTCATGGCAGTTACGGCAGCGGCTCGCGGACGAATATAATGCTTTACAGCACCGGCGGGGGATGGGGTTCATTCTCCCCGGTGCCGGATAACAAACGCTACGGTCATGCCGTAGTCGTCTATAAGAATAAACTGTGGATGATCGGAGGGGATACCGGAGCATCGCCGCTTCGCACGAATGACGTCTGGGCGACATCCGACGGAACGAACTGGAATCTCGTCACCGCTTCCGCGTCATTTCTTCCCCGTGCCGGACATCGTGCATTTGTCTGGGACGATAAAATATGGATAGTGGGTGGTTGTGACTCGAGTCCGCCCTATTTCAGCGATATCTATTGGTCGACGGACGGCGTGAACTGGACGGCCGCGCCACCCATGCCGTTCGCACGGTCATATCCTGCCGTTGTGGTCATCAATAATCGTATCGTCGTTATCGGCGGGGAAACGAATGCAAGCGCTCCGGTAAAGGATATCTGGTACACGCCCGACCCCTCCGCCACTGGGTCATGGCGGCAGGTGCAAAGCCCGTTCACTACGAATTTCTCGCGGCAATCATCGCTCATGTTCAACGATAAGGTGTGGATGATAGGCGGCGCGAACGGTTCTTCGCCGTATACCAATAATAATGTCTGGTGGTCGTACTGACTTGCGTTACTCGTTTTCGCGCATGATGTCGATTTCTATGCGGCGATCGGCTGCGCGGGCGGACGGATCGTCGACGTCGTTGATCGGGCGTGTGTCGCCGTATGAAATTGCGGATAGCTGCCTTCCCTCGGCCCCGTCGCGCTCGAGCTCTTTGGGAGATGGCGGTAACGGATCACGTCCGTGGATCATAGATGCGGCAGGATGAGCCGAAAATCCTTGACAACGGGGCGATTCCTTTTATAATCAGGTGTGACCGGACGGAGGGACGAGATGAAACAGCTTGAACGCAATCTTGATAAAAAGCTCATCGCGGGCGTCTGCGCCGGCATAGCCGATTCGACCTCCATCGATGTGACGGTGGTGCGCATCATTTTCGTCGTGTTCGCGCTTTCCGTGGGTTTCGGATTTCTGCTCTATGTCGTGCTTTGGGTGATAATGCCCATAGCCGCCGCAGGGTCGGTCACGGGCGCTTCGGCGCCGAAGAAAGCGAAGGCGAACGCGAACGAGCCTCCGCCGAGCGCTGCGGGGAAGGGGAAGAGTATTCTCGGGATATCGCTCATCGGGGCGGGCATTGTCGTCATCCTCTCCGTCTTCCTGCACTCGTTCATACCGCTCCTCGGCATTGCGCTCATTGCGCTCGGCGTCATCCTCATCACGCAGATAGGCATGAAACGGTGATGCACCGGGTATGAAGCAATATCACATCTGCCGTGTATTCAATGAAAAACGCCGGTTCTTTCCGGACGAACTTCAGTACCATGTGAACCTCGGACGAAAAACGTTCCTCATTTATCTTCCGCGCGACGTCGAGATGCAGGAGATATTCGTCGCCGCCGACTATTTCCTCAAATACGATGCGGCGCTCTGCATACACGACCTCACCTTTCTCCATGCGACGAACGACATCAATGTCGGGCGCAATCTGCAGAAGATATTCATCTTCCTCCAGCGCGGCGTGAAGGTGGAAAGCCTGTCGTACCATTTCGGTTCGCTCTACGGTTTCGGCCGCGAAATATCGGAGATGAGCGTTGAGGAGCATATTCGCCTGCGGCTCGACCCGAAGAACGAGAAGGAGCGCTTCCTCTGCGCGGCGTACGACCGCTCGCTCTACAAGGACGGCATCGAGACGCTCTTCGAGTATATGTTCAATATCTCGCAGTTCTGCTATCAACACAAGATAAAGCTCCTCATCAAGAACCTCGCGCTCGATTACATCTACGTGACGAAGAAATACACCGATCATTTCCGCGCCATGGGCTATGTCCGGGAGGACGCATCGGGTCCTTCTTCCGAGCTCGGGCTTATCCCGAAGATAATCGAGAAGGGGGAATTCCCCCGCGCGTCCAAGGAGATGCGGCTTATCGCCGAGACGTTCGATATCGGCATTGCGCTCGACATGGAACATCTTCTGTTCCAGACGATACTTTCGCGGCACTACAATGTAGAGAACAAGGAGTTCATGAAGCAGTGGGATGTGAAGCTCACCCCCGAAGATGAGAAGATGCTCATCAAGTACGGGTTCACGGTGAAGGCGGGCGTGCCCATCATCTATGAGCGAGCGCTCGATTTCATCGATGAGGTCCTCGCGCTCAAGGACGCCGTGTTCATCGCGCACCTGGCGGGGAGCGTGGGCCCCATATTCCTCGATAAGCCGGACATCTCCCGCGCACAGATGACCGATGATGCGCTCTTAGGCATCCTCGAACCGGCCGATGTCCCGTACGCGCGGCGCGGTAAGGCGCAGCTCCCCGCATATGAAGGCATCGTCGATGCGCGGCACACATCCGGCGACGGCGACCTTTCGTACACACGGCTCTTCAAGCACCCGCGGTCCATCGAGGTGTGGAAGGAGATGTTCGTCGATATGTTCTCAAGCTCGCTCGTATCGCTCAAGGAGATCGAGGTCGCGCGCGTGGTGACGAAGATGAAGGAATACAACGAGAACGCCACCGCGATGTTCCAGATGTTCAAATTCCTCGCGGATAAGTTCATAGATTAAATCGGAAGACGGCTTTCCGCCGCGGGGATGAGAAATCAGATCTACGGCTTCTATGGAGATTCCAATACCATCGTTGGGGATTTCGGGATGAAGCCGTATACGGCGAAACCCGGCAGGACAAAAAAAGCCTCCGCCGTAAAGTAAGGGAAAGGCGCAACGGTGAAGTAGAGCTTTGCCGTTGCGATTTTCTATTTCTGCGTGTTGTTAAATAAGCCAATTTGGCTTATAGTGTAGTCAACAGAAAATGAGAGAATCAGATGGAACGTGACCAAAAGTTATTTGAGCTATTATGAATTCATCGAACTAAAGGAATACCACGTGGCGGAAAAAAGTTGCAGGCAAATAACGCAGAAGACAAACGCGTTTGAAAAAATCATAATTCGTGTAAATTGGTGCAATTCGTGTCAAAAATATTTTAAGAAGATAGACACGAATTGCACGGATTTTCACGAATTGAGAGAAGAAAACTATGGAACTGTTATTCAAAGATGAATCCTACACGATAGTCGGTATATGCATGGAAGTACATCGGATTCTCGGCGAAGGATTTAATGAAATTATCTATAAAGACGCGCTTGAGTATGAATTTAAGCAAAACGGGGTTTCATTCGAACGGGAACGCCGCTACACCATCCAATATAAAGACACGGTGTTGCCGCACGATTATATAGCTGATTTTTCAGTGTATAATACCGTCCTTCTTGAAATAAAGGCTATTGAATGCTTGACAAAAAGCCATGCGAAACAGTGTCTGAACTATCTTGCTGCCGAAAAATTGCGGTTGGCTTTGCTTATCAATTTTGGTGAAGATTCGTTGAAATACCAGAGAGTAGTCTTATGAAGCAGAAGAAAGGCGCGATTGACATGCGCTCCGCCCCACATTCCGGCATGCAAATCCTTGTTATAAAACAGACATCGCTCGGCGATGTGCTCCACGCGAGTGCGTTCATCCGGGCGGTGAAGAAACATATGCCCGATGCGAACATCGACGTCGTCGTCGACAAGCGGGCGGCGCCGATACTCGCCGATAATCCGTACATCAGGAAGCTATACATCGTGGATGTATACCGCTGGGAGCGCGAGGCGTTCTCGTCCATCGCCGGTCTTTTGCGTGTCATCCGCGATATCGTTCGATCGATACGGATGGTGCGCGCGAAGCGCTACGATGCCGCGTTCGATCTGCAGGGGCTTTTTCGCAGCGTCATATTCCTCTACGCGTCGCGCGCGCGTGCGAAATTCGCCAAGGGGCGCTGGCTCGGCGTGCCGCATCTCTTCTATCGCGATATACATGCCGTCGAAGGGCTTCTGCAATTCCTCTCGTTCATCGATGTCCCCGATGACGGCGTGGCGCTCGATATATTCCTTCCGAAAGACATCCGCCGTCGCACGGAGAGGGCGCTTGCCTCGCACAGGATGACGCTCCCGAGGTCGTATCTCGTCTATGCGCCGTATTCACGCTGGCAGACGAAGGATATGCCGATGGAAAAAAGCGATGAGCTGCTTGATGCGCTCGCAAAAAAATTCCATCTGCCGATACTGGTGTGCGCGACCGCGGACTATGCCGATGCATGCCGTACGCTCGCATCGAGGCATGCGCGTGTCATGCCGCTCGCCGGCGTGCTTTCGCTCACTGAGCTCAATTATGTGCTGTCACAGGCGAAGGGAATGATAAGCGTTGACAGCTATCCTATGCATGCGGCAGCCGCGTTCGATATCCCCCTTGTTGCTGTTTTCGGGCCGACAAGCGAGAAGCGCATCGGTCCGCGATCGAGGCGTTCCGCCGTCATTCGGGCGGAGGGTATCGACTGTGCGCGCTGCTATAAGCGCCGCTGTCCGAAGGCGCATGAATGCATGATGACCATAGATGCTGCGCATGCGGTGAACGTACTGGCGAAATGCGTTCGGCTGCCCCGCGCGAGACCCCAGCGCAAATGAAAGCATCGATGAGCGGTATGCGATCGAGGCTCTCCGGAGCGAAACGCGCCCTCGCGATCATCTGGCTGACGATGCTCCGCCTCAGCGGCGAACAATTCATACTTGCGGTCATTCCCGATCCGCAGCACGAGGTGTGCGTCGGGCCGGCCGGTGATCCGGTGATGTTCACAAGCCAGATGCAATGGATAGCAGATAATAGTCGCGCAAGTAATATCGCGTTCGTTATTTCTGTCGGGGACAATGTGCATTACGATCCGCCGGACCACTATATGTGGACCTTCGCGAGCAACGGATATCGGTTACTGGAGAACGCCGGCGTGCCCTTCGCGCTTGTCGTCGGCAATCACGATACGCACGCGGTCAGGACGAACAGTGCGGGCATGCGCGATCCGGAAAATACGGCAACACTGCTTCGCGAAACCCCCGAGTTCAACGCCTATTTTCCGGCAAGCCGGTTCACCGCGCAAAAGGGGCGTTTCGAGAGCGGTAAAAGCGATAATGCGTACTACACGTTCGCTGCCGGCGGCTGCAAATGGATGGTGATAGTCCTTGAGCTCTGGGCGCGTCAGATCGCCGTCG
This portion of the Spirochaetota bacterium genome encodes:
- a CDS encoding PspC domain-containing protein; translated protein: MKQLERNLDKKLIAGVCAGIADSTSIDVTVVRIIFVVFALSVGFGFLLYVVLWVIMPIAAAGSVTGASAPKKAKANANEPPPSAAGKGKSILGISLIGAGIVVILSVFLHSFIPLLGIALIALGVILITQIGMKR
- a CDS encoding metallophosphoesterase, with protein sequence MSGMRSRLSGAKRALAIIWLTMLRLSGEQFILAVIPDPQHEVCVGPAGDPVMFTSQMQWIADNSRASNIAFVISVGDNVHYDPPDHYMWTFASNGYRLLENAGVPFALVVGNHDTHAVRTNSAGMRDPENTATLLRETPEFNAYFPASRFTAQKGRFESGKSDNAYYTFAAGGCKWMVIVLELWARQIAVDWAKSVLADPAYADHNVIIATHSHLTSKGVIEQHPPYGDLSPQSVFDQLITRYPNVRFVFSGHVGKSAWRDDRGVNGNHIYQILTDYQEEKKGNGWMRLIAIDTSAGIVSAWVYSPYVNKARDDASRFMFTGASFIPPNGH
- a CDS encoding glycosyltransferase family 9 protein, with translation MKQKKGAIDMRSAPHSGMQILVIKQTSLGDVLHASAFIRAVKKHMPDANIDVVVDKRAAPILADNPYIRKLYIVDVYRWEREAFSSIAGLLRVIRDIVRSIRMVRAKRYDAAFDLQGLFRSVIFLYASRARAKFAKGRWLGVPHLFYRDIHAVEGLLQFLSFIDVPDDGVALDIFLPKDIRRRTERALASHRMTLPRSYLVYAPYSRWQTKDMPMEKSDELLDALAKKFHLPILVCATADYADACRTLASRHARVMPLAGVLSLTELNYVLSQAKGMISVDSYPMHAAAAFDIPLVAVFGPTSEKRIGPRSRRSAVIRAEGIDCARCYKRRCPKAHECMMTIDAAHAVNVLAKCVRLPRARPQRK
- a CDS encoding GxxExxY protein; protein product: MELLFKDESYTIVGICMEVHRILGEGFNEIIYKDALEYEFKQNGVSFERERRYTIQYKDTVLPHDYIADFSVYNTVLLEIKAIECLTKSHAKQCLNYLAAEKLRLALLINFGEDSLKYQRVVL